A region from the uncultured Draconibacterium sp. genome encodes:
- a CDS encoding glycoside hydrolase family protein — MNKKNKKMKRRHFIQNSILSAAGISLSSGLLACAKATREIAFIDRILPAPVGGGYQDPDYWVWGSSVIQGEDGKYHMFASRWLKALGFGKWVTNSEVVHAVADTPVGPYKTVKVALPMRGKEYWDGMCTHNPRVVKYKDKFLLYYFGNTYDFEQPSLENKELPNENWTAAWMNKRVGVAISDSVYGPWKRLDKPVIEPRPGKWDASITSNPAPVVNDKTGEILLMYKSSEHGPQPPLLLGVAKATNPEGPYERLSDKPIFRFEKPGQEHIDVEDPYVWWNGEKYEAIIKDRSGEICGEEGGGIHVWSNDGVNWQLFDKVKAYSRDILWDDGTTTHQNHFERPFLLIEDGIPTHFFAATGNGDKAWSFDKTWNMVIPLKNIS, encoded by the coding sequence ATGAACAAAAAAAATAAAAAAATGAAACGACGCCACTTTATCCAAAATTCAATACTTTCAGCTGCAGGTATTTCATTATCATCAGGCTTGTTGGCCTGTGCTAAGGCAACCCGCGAAATTGCATTTATCGACCGTATTTTGCCGGCACCTGTAGGTGGTGGCTACCAGGATCCGGATTATTGGGTTTGGGGTTCGTCGGTAATACAAGGCGAAGACGGGAAATACCACATGTTTGCCAGCCGCTGGTTAAAAGCGCTGGGCTTTGGAAAATGGGTGACCAACTCTGAAGTGGTACATGCTGTGGCCGATACACCGGTTGGCCCCTACAAAACAGTAAAAGTTGCCTTGCCCATGCGCGGAAAAGAATACTGGGACGGCATGTGCACTCACAATCCACGCGTGGTAAAATACAAAGACAAATTTCTGTTGTACTACTTTGGAAATACTTACGATTTTGAACAGCCAAGCCTTGAAAATAAGGAATTACCTAACGAAAACTGGACTGCAGCCTGGATGAACAAGCGTGTTGGTGTGGCTATTAGCGACAGTGTTTACGGCCCATGGAAACGTTTGGATAAACCGGTAATTGAACCTCGTCCCGGGAAATGGGATGCCTCTATTACCTCAAACCCTGCACCGGTTGTAAACGATAAAACCGGCGAAATTTTGTTGATGTATAAATCGTCGGAACATGGTCCGCAACCACCTCTTTTATTGGGTGTGGCAAAAGCAACCAACCCTGAGGGACCGTACGAAAGGCTTAGCGATAAACCAATATTCCGTTTCGAAAAGCCAGGGCAAGAGCATATTGATGTTGAAGATCCGTATGTGTGGTGGAACGGCGAAAAATACGAAGCCATTATTAAAGATCGCTCGGGCGAGATTTGTGGCGAAGAAGGAGGCGGAATTCATGTGTGGAGCAACGATGGTGTAAACTGGCAGTTGTTCGACAAAGTAAAAGCCTACAGTCGCGATATTTTGTGGGATGATGGAACAACAACACATCAAAACCATTTTGAGCGTCCTTTCCTCCTTATTGAAGACGGCATACCAACCCACTTTTTTGCAGCAACAGGAAATGGCGATAAAGCCTGGAGTTTCGACAAAACATGGAATATGGTGATACCGCTTAAAAATATAAGTTAG
- a CDS encoding LytTR family DNA-binding domain-containing protein, which translates to MFIAGYGAIIFIVQVIVQIIFQRHLLRNDIDGEYNPLLNSLYYFSQIALTSVAFVFYIRYVGNTGITFNLVLRVVVISLSAPVTIYLKDTLLSTHGKYKKILEENRQMQDKLRQFSESYADKFIEFISENEADNIRLQVSEIIFVKSADNYVEIGFRAGGEISKKMVRNTLKNIEKQLREFNNFVRTHRSSIVNIQYIDKLNKNFNSYWLTLIDTKETIPVSRQYLMIVKDLL; encoded by the coding sequence TTGTTCATTGCCGGTTATGGTGCAATAATTTTTATCGTTCAGGTAATTGTACAAATCATTTTTCAGCGCCACCTTCTTCGCAACGATATCGATGGAGAATATAATCCCTTGCTGAATTCGCTGTATTACTTTTCGCAGATCGCATTAACAAGCGTTGCGTTTGTATTTTATATCCGCTACGTTGGGAATACCGGCATTACCTTTAATCTTGTTCTGCGTGTTGTAGTTATTAGCCTAAGCGCACCAGTTACTATATATTTGAAAGATACGCTTTTATCGACGCACGGGAAATACAAGAAGATTTTGGAGGAAAACAGGCAGATGCAGGACAAACTAAGGCAATTCTCAGAAAGCTACGCAGACAAGTTTATCGAATTCATTTCTGAGAATGAGGCCGATAATATCAGGCTACAGGTATCAGAGATTATTTTTGTAAAATCAGCCGACAACTATGTTGAGATCGGTTTCAGGGCTGGTGGGGAGATTAGTAAGAAAATGGTGCGAAACACGCTGAAAAATATTGAAAAACAACTCAGGGAGTTTAATAATTTTGTACGAACACACCGTTCCAGTATTGTCAATATCCAATACATCGATAAGTTGAATAAAAACTTTAACAGCTACTGGTTAACACTTATTGATACAAAAGAGACAATTCCTGTTTCCCGACAGTATTTAATGATTGTAAAGGACTTGTTATAA